In Trueperaceae bacterium, the genomic stretch CGATCAGTTCCAGAAAGCCGCTCCAGACGCGTGAAGGGGGCGCGAAGAGGATGGGGTCGGTCAGGCGCCCGAGCGTCTCCCACGCGGCGAGGAACACCAGGAGGGCGAGGGCGGGGGGCGTCNNNNNNNNNNATGTCGCGCACGTAGCCGCGGAGTCGGACCCACGCCCCGCGGGGGGAGGGACCGGAGGTCCCTCCGTTCGCGGGCGTCGACAGGGGGGTCGTCGACATCGATGCGTCCTACTGGCCGCAGCCCAGCGCGGCGGCGTCTTCGAGGAAGCTGATGTCGATGTAGTCGGCGACCTGCACCGGGCTGGTGATGTCGCCGGTCTCCAGCATCGCCTCCATGAGGCCCTGCATCCCGGCGGTCGACAGGACGCCCTCGGGGGTCGTGGGCCACATGCCGACGTCCATCGCGGCGTCGTAGAGGCCGAGGACCGCGGCCTCGCTGGTGCCCGGAACCTGCTCGACCGTGTAGGCCAGGAAGGCGTCGCGATGCTCGTTCGCCCACCGGTTCGACTCGAGGTTCCCGCAGGCGATCGCGAGGGCCAGGTCGGGGTTGGCGTCGATGTACTCCGCGCGGCTGAAGTACAGCTCGGTCGCGAAGTCGGGCACGACCTCGCTCATGTACTGCACGACGCGCGCATCGTCGGTCTTCTCGGCGAGGTCGAACCAGTCGTCGAGGCCGATGGTGACCGCGTCGACCCGGCCGGCGAGCAGCGCGGCGGCGCGATCGGGGCTCCCGCCGATCTGCACGAAGCTCACGTCGCGTTCGGGGTCGAGCCCCTCGTCGGCGAGGGAGAAGCGGGTGAGCAAGGCATCGAAGCCGGCGGGCCCGGACATGCCGATCGTGCGGCCCTCGAGGTCGGCGACCGATGCGACGTCGGCCTGGCCGGCGAGGACGTAGTTGATCTTCGATTGGGGCGAGCCGATCGCGGTGAGTTCCGCGCCTTGCGCAGCACCGATGATCAGCTCGTCCGCGCCGTGGGGCGCCAGGTTGCTGCGGTTGGCGATGAGGGCCTGCACGCCCGACGTGTTCGTCAGCGTGACGATCTCCACCTCCGCGCCCCAGGCTTCGAGCATGTCGAGCATGTAGGCCTGCGGCATCAGCAGCGCGCCGGCCAGCGAACTGGTCGTCGTGATGCTGGTGCCCGAGAGGTCGAGGTCGTACTGGGCGGCGGCCTCCTCGGGGGTGAGTTGGGCGGTGGCGACGCCGGCCACGAACACCGCGGCGAGGCTCAGCGTGCGAAACAGACGGGCAACGGACGTCTTCATACGGACTCCTTGGGTTCATCTCCGCAACGGAGGTCCCGAGATCGAACTCGGGCGAGCGAGGGGGGACGGGACGACGGTCGGACCTCCCTTCTGCGACGCAGCGGCGCGTCGAGGCCGTTCCGGGTCAGGTGCTCCAGACCTGGAAGCGGCGCTCGAGGAGCGCGAGGAGTTTGGTGAGGACGATCCCGAGGAACGGGAGGGGGAGGATGGCGGCGATCAGGTAGGCGGTCTGGAACGACGAACCGTAGGTCGCGATCAGCGTGCCGAGCCCGCTCAGGCGGAGGTAGACCTCGGCGATGGCCATCCCGACGACGCCGCGCCCGATCCCGAGGCGTACGCCCGCGAGGATGAAGGGAACGGCGGCGGGGATGACGACGCGACGCACCAGGCCCCACTCGTGGCGCACCCCGAAGGAGCGGGCGACCTCGAGCAGGTCCGGAGGCGTATCGCGCGCGCCCTGGTAGACGTTGATCAGGATGGGGAAGAAACTGGCGAGGAAGACGACCACGACGCGGCCCGACAGGTCGAACCCGAA encodes the following:
- a CDS encoding ABC transporter substrate-binding protein, with the protein product MKTSVARLFRTLSLAAVFVAGVATAQLTPEEAAAQYDLDLSGTSITTTSSLAGALLMPQAYMLDMLEAWGAEVEIVTLTNTSGVQALIANRSNLAPHGADELIIGAAQGAELTAIGSPQSKINYVLAGQADVASVADLEGRTIGMSGPAGFDALLTRFSLADEGLDPERDVSFVQIGGSPDRAAALLAGRVDAVTIGLDDWFDLAEKTDDARVVQYMSEVVPDFATELYFSRAEYIDANPDLALAIACGNLESNRWANEHRDAFLAYTVEQVPGTSEAAVLGLYDAAMDVGMWPTTPEGVLSTAGMQGLMEAMLETGDITSPVQVADYIDISFLEDAAALGCGQ
- a CDS encoding ABC transporter permease, whose translation is MRYVKHLVFALVVFGAWEAGGRFGNPDVLPPFSAVVAAFVDILFGPLPAALFESLRLLVIGFSTALALGVFLGLVVGRYRWLDRTLSPYFSGLYALPTVALVPLVLIWFGFDLSGRVVVVFLASFFPILINVYQGARDTPPDLLEVARSFGVRHEWGLVRRVVIPAAVPFILAGVRLGIGRGVVGMAIAEVYLRLSGLGTLIATYGSSFQTAYLIAAILPLPFLGIVLTKLLALLERRFQVWST